From one Peredibacter starrii genomic stretch:
- a CDS encoding DUF5020 family protein, protein MKIIWTLLLLLSIAGELRAADWSETNIQYLQGSNYLRPNTDRYSQSLITVEHISGWAYGNNFFFFDIQSPDTQDKTVTYGEISPAFSLGKMDLVRIKDRFVKDILLQLNLEFPTGPARRANLSGVTIEWQNLWFDYLATQFLYRDVLGVEGTSQQLTIVWSKVFGPSNWPIRFNGFLDWAGAEGHMRENLQMQPSLLLDLAKKTNNKVPLRIGMEYNFWQNKYGIKGLNQSVPQFKAVWIF, encoded by the coding sequence ATGAAAATTATTTGGACACTTTTGCTACTTTTATCTATTGCTGGAGAACTTCGCGCAGCAGATTGGTCGGAAACAAACATTCAGTATCTTCAAGGAAGTAACTATCTTCGCCCCAATACGGATCGCTACTCCCAATCTCTCATCACTGTCGAACACATCAGTGGTTGGGCGTACGGAAATAACTTTTTCTTCTTCGATATTCAAAGTCCGGATACTCAAGACAAGACAGTGACGTACGGAGAGATCTCGCCTGCTTTCAGCTTGGGCAAAATGGATCTGGTGAGAATCAAAGATCGCTTCGTAAAAGATATTTTACTTCAACTTAACCTGGAGTTCCCGACAGGTCCTGCAAGAAGAGCGAATCTTTCAGGTGTAACGATTGAGTGGCAAAATCTTTGGTTCGATTATCTGGCCACACAATTTCTTTATCGAGATGTTTTAGGAGTTGAAGGCACCAGCCAACAATTAACAATAGTCTGGAGCAAAGTCTTTGGACCATCTAATTGGCCAATTCGTTTCAACGGTTTTTTAGACTGGGCCGGAGCTGAAGGACACATGCGTGAAAACCTTCAAATGCAACCCTCATTACTTCTTGATCTTGCCAAGAAGACCAACAACAAAGTCCCTCTTAGAATCGGGATGGAGTACAACTTCTGGCAAAACAAATACGGTATTAAAGGTCTTAACCAAAGTGTTCCTCAATTCAAAGCAGTTTGGATTTTTTAA
- a CDS encoding methyl-accepting chemotaxis protein has translation MNKMFEGLRGKLLILAVLPLVALAITTIISLRGFSKIGGMLNESYEVYVPNIRLLGQINLNRANIGYFTFAALSNKDDFENRKKFVDLLDRSIGAYKSAVEEYMKQKYIEGEMAAFQDMKDHYPKYLEYTSQVREALLRGEADDFAKVLSLVDKGGPWQVLQIEVDSTITKIYEMYTAVSKANNVIQAEERESKAMLILLVALVSSGILFTVVFMLSNRVSNSVGGVAKALTTVSHNVSGAITQLSAAGQSLSSASTESAASLEETVASIEELTSMVTRNSEHAKEASDLANESSNIAREGEQEINDLINSMHEVANDSKKIEEIIKVIDDIAFQTNLLALNAAVEAARAGEQGKGFAVVADAVRNLAGRSATAAKEINALIKESVTRTEESRQRADNSGNVLMRIVASVEKVAVLNKEIAAASNEQTIGLGQISKAMNQLDQASQLNAQSTQEIATTAGDIEQRSEEMKEQVQILSREVLGSVA, from the coding sequence ATGAATAAAATGTTTGAAGGTCTACGTGGTAAATTACTGATCTTGGCCGTTCTTCCTCTGGTTGCACTGGCCATCACGACAATCATCAGTCTGAGAGGTTTCTCAAAAATTGGTGGGATGTTGAACGAGTCGTATGAGGTCTACGTTCCCAATATTCGCCTCCTCGGGCAAATTAACTTGAACCGAGCTAATATCGGTTACTTTACCTTCGCGGCCCTAAGTAACAAAGACGATTTTGAAAATAGAAAAAAATTCGTTGATCTCCTGGATCGTTCCATTGGGGCCTACAAGTCAGCGGTTGAAGAATACATGAAGCAGAAGTATATCGAGGGTGAAATGGCCGCATTTCAAGACATGAAAGACCATTATCCCAAATACCTTGAGTACACATCGCAAGTGCGAGAGGCACTTCTTCGTGGTGAAGCCGATGATTTTGCAAAGGTCTTATCTTTGGTTGATAAAGGTGGCCCTTGGCAGGTGCTTCAAATCGAAGTGGACTCAACCATCACAAAGATTTATGAGATGTATACGGCCGTAAGTAAGGCCAACAACGTCATTCAAGCCGAAGAAAGAGAAAGCAAGGCCATGCTTATTCTTTTGGTTGCTCTCGTTTCGTCCGGAATTCTTTTTACTGTGGTTTTCATGCTTTCAAATCGAGTTTCAAACTCAGTTGGTGGAGTGGCAAAAGCACTGACGACTGTAAGCCATAACGTTTCGGGTGCCATTACTCAACTTTCGGCCGCTGGACAATCGCTTTCGAGTGCTTCGACTGAGTCGGCCGCTTCACTAGAAGAAACAGTGGCCTCAATTGAAGAACTTACTTCTATGGTGACGAGAAACTCTGAACACGCCAAAGAAGCTTCCGATCTTGCCAATGAATCATCAAATATCGCTCGTGAAGGGGAACAAGAGATCAATGATCTCATCAATTCAATGCATGAAGTGGCGAATGATTCTAAGAAAATCGAAGAAATCATTAAAGTCATCGATGATATCGCATTTCAAACCAACCTCCTTGCCTTAAACGCGGCAGTTGAAGCTGCCCGAGCAGGTGAGCAAGGAAAAGGTTTTGCCGTGGTTGCAGACGCCGTGAGAAATCTCGCCGGACGTTCGGCCACAGCTGCCAAAGAGATCAATGCTCTCATTAAAGAAAGTGTGACCAGAACGGAAGAAAGCCGTCAGCGTGCTGATAATTCAGGAAACGTTCTGATGAGAATTGTGGCATCAGTTGAAAAGGTGGCGGTTCTTAATAAAGAAATAGCGGCCGCGAGCAACGAACAAACTATTGGTCTTGGTCAGATCAGTAAGGCCATGAACCAGTTGGATCAGGCCTCACAATTAAATGCGCAGTCGACGCAAGAAATTGCGACTACTGCAGGCGACATTGAACAACGCTCAGAAGAAATGAAAGAACAGGTTCAGATTTTAAGCCGTGAAGTCTTAGGTAGTGTGGCTTGA
- a CDS encoding uracil-DNA glycosylase family protein — translation MKKLTGFFYSLNLVVLTSQVANAAMPIWSYDPGPNPRTKMGKELIDLTANIPNMPEISNQLMGDQKFRPAFGPVPWRMLQAPNKVKILFIGQDATHIAEAAGRPATAGFGGRAQDLAAYFGVNEGAAFINTYAYTIKGQYGAYNTPFIFRDNKGKDSFNLSNLVDNQLWLLTQDVDSPVAKWRNNLIDWIIRNNKDSIKLIVTFGGAARDAMGSYVESKGGKVESRVEKIIDQIQVAETKLEYAGGNNEFPVVVDQEGNDLYSRMAARRLDYTKEPVQKAAVEELQANVEKYKSEMVFSKAGPMKNGLLHPAQLGGYDLNKIKIRNAYTRSLKGLRLSDGSTIGTDVLVVELPHPTYLSNLTNDQASKAVGQDLSVLKPYVSAGWRINPDPGMTNRYSSGQPYRYSRADIGPEYYDFGTPGTRMVPVSTASRMGSNPHVIVFGTRDQARFDRNTISAMTNARPGEGFSNEELFVSRPRSARLRYVFDAGPGEMYARIMKENLNMKEIFKTKPGKSFQSNGIDAYYVKNHPEIGDFGHYRGNLDKPRVIIVADPRGYDDLITARALTGTRGQHLQGLMRDLGIQDENYLVIKTVPFGMDGATAEDWKYVLSATENYRNALLGKLLSNGGPELIITDGPAAKLEVRRILGNSRIPVVHIGRAGGTDQADILAAANDFKALPQFKTASIRANLMNIPRSHLSYYARTWEGTSGDRVLAAEDKFRGLAFAEVAPAWAWQQRSGLVPEHNQDVNVLINKLKQNGLRLPGESIPNYLRRTRIDPTLSFWENALNELFKIA, via the coding sequence ATGAAGAAGCTAACCGGTTTTTTCTATTCATTAAATCTTGTGGTTTTGACTTCTCAGGTGGCCAATGCGGCCATGCCGATCTGGTCATATGACCCAGGACCAAATCCTCGCACAAAAATGGGTAAGGAACTAATCGACCTTACAGCAAATATACCCAACATGCCTGAGATCTCTAATCAGCTGATGGGTGATCAAAAATTTCGTCCAGCATTTGGGCCGGTGCCCTGGCGAATGCTTCAAGCGCCGAACAAAGTAAAAATTCTATTTATTGGGCAGGACGCTACTCACATTGCTGAAGCTGCAGGTCGTCCCGCAACTGCAGGTTTCGGTGGTCGTGCTCAAGATCTTGCTGCTTACTTCGGAGTGAATGAAGGTGCGGCCTTCATTAATACTTATGCTTACACGATTAAAGGTCAGTATGGAGCTTACAACACTCCATTTATTTTCCGTGATAACAAAGGCAAAGATTCTTTCAATCTATCAAACCTCGTTGATAATCAGCTCTGGCTTCTGACTCAAGACGTAGATAGTCCAGTTGCTAAATGGCGTAATAACCTTATTGATTGGATCATTCGCAACAATAAAGATTCAATCAAACTTATCGTAACTTTTGGTGGTGCTGCCCGCGATGCCATGGGGTCTTATGTTGAAAGTAAGGGCGGTAAGGTCGAATCGCGTGTTGAGAAAATCATCGATCAAATTCAAGTTGCAGAAACAAAGTTAGAATACGCCGGCGGAAATAATGAATTCCCAGTTGTGGTCGACCAGGAAGGAAATGACCTTTACTCGCGTATGGCCGCTCGTCGCCTCGATTATACAAAAGAGCCAGTTCAAAAGGCAGCAGTTGAAGAATTGCAGGCCAATGTAGAGAAGTATAAAAGTGAGATGGTCTTCTCGAAGGCCGGTCCAATGAAAAACGGTCTTCTTCACCCAGCACAGCTTGGTGGTTATGATTTAAATAAAATCAAAATTCGTAATGCTTACACTCGTTCCCTCAAAGGTCTTAGATTAAGTGATGGCTCAACAATTGGAACTGATGTTCTCGTGGTTGAACTTCCACATCCAACTTATTTAAGTAACCTTACAAATGATCAGGCCTCAAAAGCTGTAGGCCAGGACCTCAGTGTTCTTAAACCTTATGTAAGTGCCGGCTGGAGAATCAATCCAGATCCAGGAATGACAAACCGATATTCTTCTGGTCAGCCATACCGTTATTCGAGAGCTGATATCGGACCTGAGTATTATGATTTTGGTACACCAGGGACTCGAATGGTTCCGGTTTCAACTGCTTCTCGTATGGGAAGTAATCCACATGTCATCGTATTCGGAACACGCGATCAGGCCCGCTTTGATAGGAATACCATTAGTGCCATGACTAATGCTCGTCCAGGTGAAGGGTTTTCAAACGAAGAATTGTTTGTTTCTCGTCCACGTAGTGCTCGTCTTCGTTATGTATTCGATGCTGGTCCGGGCGAGATGTACGCTCGAATTATGAAAGAAAATCTCAACATGAAAGAGATTTTCAAAACCAAGCCGGGGAAGTCTTTCCAGTCTAATGGGATTGATGCTTATTATGTGAAAAATCATCCAGAGATCGGTGACTTCGGTCACTACCGCGGTAACTTAGATAAGCCTCGCGTGATTATCGTGGCGGACCCTCGTGGATATGACGATCTTATTACTGCTCGCGCGCTAACAGGAACTCGTGGTCAACACCTTCAAGGCCTTATGAGAGATCTTGGGATTCAAGATGAAAACTATCTTGTTATCAAGACTGTTCCTTTTGGAATGGATGGGGCGACTGCCGAAGATTGGAAGTATGTCCTCTCGGCGACTGAGAATTATCGTAATGCTCTTCTTGGTAAACTTTTAAGTAATGGTGGACCTGAACTTATCATCACTGATGGTCCGGCCGCGAAGCTTGAAGTGAGACGCATTCTTGGAAATAGTCGTATTCCAGTGGTCCACATTGGTCGAGCTGGTGGTACTGATCAGGCCGACATCCTGGCCGCAGCAAATGACTTTAAAGCTCTACCGCAGTTTAAAACCGCTTCAATTCGTGCGAATTTGATGAATATTCCTCGAAGCCATCTTTCTTATTACGCACGTACGTGGGAAGGAACTTCGGGAGACCGTGTACTTGCTGCTGAAGATAAGTTTCGCGGATTAGCGTTCGCTGAAGTGGCACCAGCATGGGCCTGGCAGCAGCGTTCGGGTCTTGTGCCTGAACACAATCAAGACGTAAATGTTTTGATTAATAAGCTAAAACAGAATGGACTTCGTCTTCCAGGCGAGTCGATTCCGAATTATCTTCGTCGCACGCGCATTGATCCGACATTAAGCTTCTGGGAAAATGCTTTAAACGAACTTTTCAAAATTGCTTAA
- a CDS encoding D-alanyl-D-alanine carboxypeptidase yields MKKLLFAIAIISTSVRANPVLTQDFKTLNSKYKVGTITEQTYCYEQQGQVGGYQVDKKQRIASVTKLLTTLLASEVLDLNQTFQTKLYIGKDSLHIEGGLDPYFEEEKFLLMMKALNDLGYTKFKQVSFNSNFRFYDLGLEDYRVITTEQIRLRIAYYLSSKNQKTINTTWKTVQKFAREEGLDITGTAPNLSATTVVLNNVNPLLDENPVEYIHRSKPLHAIIKAMNVMSKNVVAENLYTLAQKKKTFQALMSEKKIVASTFSIANGSGLPIINGKNRFDNLATCRMILKSIALLSESARKQHFELSDIVAVNGGKDLGSFRDRFEGYPETHEAVLSKTGTLKHTSTLAGVLLISGEVPFAILNHTSTPALARKLQDNFVDRMFNQLGTPTPLVYEKISIFPWDGEDFLQLVH; encoded by the coding sequence ATGAAAAAACTCTTATTTGCTATAGCCATTATCTCTACCTCGGTCAGGGCCAATCCGGTCCTGACTCAGGATTTTAAGACCCTTAATTCTAAGTATAAGGTCGGTACCATTACCGAACAAACTTATTGCTATGAACAGCAGGGACAAGTTGGTGGTTATCAGGTCGATAAGAAGCAAAGAATTGCCTCAGTTACAAAACTCCTTACGACACTCCTGGCCTCCGAAGTATTAGACCTTAACCAAACTTTTCAAACTAAGCTTTATATTGGGAAAGATAGTCTTCATATTGAAGGTGGTCTTGATCCTTATTTTGAAGAAGAGAAATTTCTTTTGATGATGAAGGCCCTCAATGATTTGGGGTACACCAAGTTTAAACAGGTGAGCTTTAATTCTAATTTTCGTTTCTATGATTTAGGACTTGAGGATTATAGGGTCATCACAACCGAACAGATCCGACTTAGAATTGCTTACTATCTCAGTTCGAAGAATCAAAAAACAATTAATACGACCTGGAAAACGGTTCAGAAATTTGCTCGTGAAGAAGGTCTTGATATAACCGGAACTGCACCAAACTTAAGTGCTACGACTGTCGTTCTTAATAATGTAAATCCATTACTGGATGAAAATCCGGTTGAATATATCCATCGCTCTAAACCTCTTCATGCCATTATTAAGGCGATGAATGTGATGTCGAAAAACGTTGTGGCGGAGAACCTTTATACGCTTGCTCAAAAGAAGAAGACCTTTCAGGCGCTCATGAGTGAGAAGAAAATTGTGGCTTCGACCTTCTCCATTGCTAACGGATCGGGCCTGCCAATCATCAATGGTAAAAATCGTTTTGATAACCTTGCTACTTGCCGCATGATTCTAAAATCAATTGCTCTTTTATCTGAAAGTGCTCGCAAACAGCACTTTGAGTTAAGTGACATCGTTGCAGTTAACGGCGGGAAAGACCTTGGCTCATTCCGTGATCGTTTTGAAGGATATCCAGAGACTCATGAAGCGGTTCTTTCGAAGACCGGAACTCTGAAGCATACTTCAACCCTGGCGGGAGTTCTCCTCATTTCTGGAGAAGTGCCTTTTGCCATCTTGAATCATACGTCGACACCTGCTCTGGCCAGAAAACTTCAAGATAACTTTGTTGATAGAATGTTCAATCAATTGGGCACTCCGACGCCACTGGTCTATGAGAAAATCTCGATTTTCCCTTGGGACGGAGAGGATTTTTTACAGTTGGTTCACTAG
- a CDS encoding L,D-transpeptidase, with translation MKSFSLKALLLLSAVTLLGAQGAYALTDEEAMEDGMMPIEEYAMAEMKAVLTPGLNSEGVAEAVRNNRLVIAVNKASKGDGAQTLTMYENGIEILKEKISTGREKEEKAKSGRIYFSTTPKGFFRPTKIYRDYLSYTWNAPMPNAVFFIGGIALHATTKSHYKELGTRASGGCVRLVHETSQMIREKVMETGLGSAPGQFKIVNEAKGRNRIANNSVSVNQLNRNTGDLLAAKVSSWDTVIVVYEE, from the coding sequence ATGAAGTCTTTCTCATTAAAAGCACTTTTGCTTTTATCTGCGGTTACTCTACTTGGGGCACAAGGGGCCTACGCATTAACAGATGAAGAAGCAATGGAAGATGGGATGATGCCTATCGAAGAATATGCAATGGCAGAAATGAAGGCCGTTCTTACCCCTGGTTTAAATAGTGAAGGCGTTGCTGAAGCAGTTAGAAATAATCGTTTAGTAATTGCTGTAAATAAGGCCTCTAAAGGTGATGGTGCTCAGACATTAACCATGTATGAGAACGGAATCGAAATCTTGAAAGAGAAAATCTCTACCGGTCGCGAGAAAGAAGAGAAGGCCAAATCTGGTAGGATTTACTTTTCTACGACTCCTAAGGGCTTTTTCCGTCCTACTAAAATCTATCGCGATTACTTGTCTTATACATGGAACGCTCCAATGCCGAACGCTGTTTTCTTCATCGGTGGGATTGCTCTGCACGCAACCACGAAATCACACTATAAGGAACTTGGTACTCGCGCTTCAGGTGGATGTGTTCGTTTAGTTCATGAAACGTCTCAAATGATTCGTGAAAAAGTAATGGAGACCGGTCTTGGTAGTGCTCCAGGACAGTTCAAGATTGTTAACGAGGCCAAGGGTCGTAACCGTATTGCGAACAACTCAGTTTCTGTGAACCAACTTAACCGCAACACTGGTGACCTGTTGGCCGCTAAGGTCAGCTCTTGGGACACAGTGATCGTTGTTTACGAAGAATAG
- a CDS encoding TIGR02147 family protein produces MANVFTYKQSYDFFRDILEAKKAKNPSFSLRAAARSCGLSPAALSMFLNGKKKISVQVARQLAVWTKLRVKEQEYFITMVEHELARSASIKQVLENRMEELAREEANRRIKKSKLDYDFVFSNWFHLPLLVMLKTPELCQKGPQELANFLNVDVKDISNALKQFQKIGIAEYQMDGWKINDELLFAAEGPHLGLRNFHRLMLGKAQDSLETQNNSEKFVGSETMLFDEESLQEANEAIEECFSKVLAIAAKSKKQKLYHFGIQLFKLSK; encoded by the coding sequence ATGGCGAACGTATTTACCTATAAACAGTCTTACGATTTCTTTCGTGACATTCTAGAGGCGAAGAAAGCTAAGAACCCGTCATTCTCTCTAAGGGCAGCGGCCCGTAGCTGTGGTCTTTCACCAGCAGCTCTTTCAATGTTCCTCAATGGCAAAAAGAAGATCTCGGTCCAGGTAGCAAGACAGCTGGCGGTTTGGACCAAACTAAGAGTTAAAGAACAAGAATATTTCATTACGATGGTTGAGCATGAGCTTGCCCGTAGTGCCAGCATTAAGCAGGTTCTAGAAAACCGCATGGAAGAGCTTGCCCGTGAAGAGGCAAACCGACGTATCAAAAAGAGTAAACTCGATTATGATTTCGTCTTCTCAAATTGGTTCCACCTTCCGTTACTCGTGATGCTGAAAACCCCTGAGCTTTGCCAGAAGGGCCCTCAGGAACTTGCTAATTTTCTCAATGTAGACGTTAAAGACATTTCAAATGCTCTTAAGCAATTCCAGAAAATTGGAATCGCCGAATATCAAATGGATGGTTGGAAGATTAACGATGAACTTCTGTTTGCAGCAGAAGGTCCTCATTTAGGTCTTAGAAATTTCCACCGTCTTATGCTTGGGAAGGCCCAAGATTCATTGGAAACTCAAAATAACTCTGAAAAGTTCGTGGGCTCAGAAACCATGCTTTTTGATGAAGAAAGTCTTCAAGAAGCAAATGAGGCCATCGAGGAATGTTTTAGTAAAGTTCTTGCTATCGCAGCGAAATCGAAGAAGCAGAAATTGTATCACTTCGGTATCCAGTTGTTTAAGCTCAGCAAGTAA
- a CDS encoding 3-dehydroquinate synthase, whose amino-acid sequence MKSNLTYLKKLELFKELDNFKDGQFFAIVDVKAKNHLPQWIQFSPHVFWLKNPEEEKNLETYGQALEFFLRQGISRGSTLYAFGGGATTDFAGYVAATILRGIKWVAVPTTLLAMIDGSIGGKVAVNMPQGKNLVGSFHMPEKVFICGDFLTSLPEKEWMSGKGEVLKYGFLSEEIHKLIVSKTSIEDIAMACANFKNIVVERDFKENGERIYLNLGHTLGHAFEYTLKIPHGHAVAMGLKYMFKIMGLHEAHSQWEVMVKALALPAEKFEISYFSKFDINTFSDYLEQDKKKLDSRLRLVLVKNIGICYVEEVALKDFKAKIHAYGEFKS is encoded by the coding sequence ATGAAATCCAATCTAACTTACCTCAAAAAGCTCGAACTATTCAAGGAACTGGATAACTTCAAAGATGGACAATTTTTTGCCATTGTTGATGTAAAGGCGAAGAATCATCTTCCGCAGTGGATTCAATTTTCTCCGCATGTATTTTGGTTGAAGAATCCAGAAGAGGAAAAGAATCTTGAAACTTACGGACAGGCCCTAGAGTTCTTTTTGAGACAAGGCATCAGTCGTGGTTCAACTCTTTACGCTTTTGGTGGAGGAGCAACTACGGATTTCGCAGGCTATGTGGCCGCTACCATTCTTCGTGGGATTAAATGGGTGGCAGTTCCTACCACGCTTCTGGCCATGATTGATGGCTCTATTGGTGGGAAAGTTGCTGTGAATATGCCTCAAGGTAAAAACCTTGTTGGCTCTTTCCACATGCCAGAGAAAGTTTTTATTTGCGGAGATTTTCTAACTTCGCTGCCTGAAAAAGAATGGATGTCCGGCAAGGGTGAAGTTCTGAAGTACGGGTTTCTCTCTGAAGAAATTCATAAGCTCATTGTTAGTAAGACATCGATCGAAGATATTGCGATGGCCTGTGCTAACTTTAAAAACATCGTGGTGGAACGAGACTTTAAAGAAAATGGTGAGCGCATTTACCTGAACCTTGGTCATACACTTGGCCACGCTTTCGAATACACTCTTAAAATTCCTCATGGACACGCAGTTGCTATGGGACTTAAGTATATGTTCAAAATTATGGGTCTTCATGAGGCCCATAGTCAGTGGGAAGTCATGGTCAAGGCACTTGCCCTGCCGGCCGAGAAGTTTGAGATCAGCTACTTCTCAAAGTTTGATATCAATACGTTCTCTGATTATCTGGAACAGGATAAGAAGAAGCTTGATTCGCGTCTACGCTTAGTTCTCGTCAAGAATATTGGAATCTGTTATGTTGAAGAAGTCGCTCTGAAAGACTTTAAGGCAAAGATTCATGCATATGGCGAGTTTAAATCTTAA
- a CDS encoding zinc ribbon domain-containing protein: protein MMSLLSSKSKEIEVSVEWFFKLKEIDSLTKMKNGHLKAKSEQEDRLSKLNNRRLEAVSQSAKLKQDLISLHDELAQVEKKLKIASEQRQRLIDIGGDEKKIQQFETEIEGHEEAGLTFLSREEEIEAEIKDNREFMQGLEKTIKEIEDEVSQDVSKLDAEITNLDLRVNLLMDELPADYKATLQKVTAKKLAHGPFTRVDQGSCYFCRYKISRIDESEIDMQKQLKQCPQCSRIFLPYGA, encoded by the coding sequence ATGATGTCCCTATTATCGTCAAAATCGAAGGAAATAGAAGTGAGTGTAGAGTGGTTTTTTAAATTAAAAGAGATCGATTCACTGACGAAGATGAAAAATGGCCATTTAAAGGCCAAGAGTGAGCAGGAAGATCGGCTATCTAAGCTAAATAACAGGCGGCTAGAAGCTGTTTCGCAAAGTGCAAAGCTCAAGCAAGATTTGATTTCCCTCCATGATGAACTTGCCCAAGTTGAGAAGAAGCTCAAAATTGCCTCTGAGCAACGCCAACGTCTCATCGACATAGGTGGTGACGAGAAAAAGATTCAACAGTTTGAAACTGAAATTGAAGGACATGAAGAAGCAGGGCTTACTTTCCTCTCGCGCGAAGAAGAAATTGAAGCGGAGATAAAAGATAATCGTGAATTCATGCAAGGCCTTGAGAAAACCATCAAAGAAATTGAAGATGAAGTTTCTCAGGACGTATCTAAGCTTGATGCCGAGATCACAAATCTCGATTTACGAGTGAATTTGTTAATGGACGAACTTCCTGCAGACTATAAGGCCACGCTTCAAAAAGTAACGGCGAAGAAACTTGCCCATGGTCCCTTCACAAGAGTGGACCAGGGGAGTTGTTATTTTTGTCGTTATAAGATTTCTAGAATTGATGAATCGGAGATCGATATGCAGAAACAGTTGAAGCAGTGTCCGCAATGCTCGCGGATTTTTCTTCCTTACGGTGCTTAG
- the pdeM gene encoding ligase-associated DNA damage response endonuclease PdeM codes for METSLVRTIHEEEFIFDCRRIIYWPRRKIMLAADLHWGKTNYLRNHGIAITDKVFEADLNRLSHCLADYETTSLIVLGDLIHHEKSLSRGLIAKVANFREENPCELVLVKGNHDRYTDFPESWGIVEEKDFKIGHFSFLHEHNPQLTGFQFSGHIHPMMRLRAGVDELRLPSFILDKEFCLLPAFSHLTGGQDIKLEKGQSAFVLLDEGLDVFER; via the coding sequence ATGGAAACAAGTCTCGTAAGAACCATTCATGAAGAAGAATTCATCTTCGACTGCCGGAGGATCATTTATTGGCCCCGTCGAAAAATCATGCTAGCCGCAGATCTTCATTGGGGAAAAACGAACTATTTACGTAATCATGGAATCGCCATCACCGATAAAGTCTTTGAGGCAGATCTTAATCGTTTGTCTCATTGCCTTGCGGATTACGAAACGACATCTTTAATTGTCCTGGGAGATCTCATTCATCATGAGAAGAGTCTAAGCCGAGGACTGATTGCGAAAGTCGCAAATTTTCGTGAGGAAAATCCTTGCGAGTTGGTCTTAGTCAAAGGCAATCATGATCGTTACACGGATTTCCCCGAGAGCTGGGGCATAGTTGAAGAGAAGGACTTCAAGATTGGTCATTTCTCATTTTTACACGAACACAATCCGCAGCTCACTGGTTTCCAATTTTCCGGCCACATTCATCCTATGATGAGACTTCGAGCGGGCGTTGATGAATTAAGACTTCCGAGTTTTATTTTGGATAAAGAGTTCTGTTTACTCCCGGCCTTCAGTCATTTGACTGGCGGCCAGGATATTAAGCTTGAGAAGGGACAGAGTGCTTTTGTCTTACTGGATGAAGGGCTGGATGTTTTCGAGAGATAA